From the Huiozyma naganishii CBS 8797 chromosome 2, complete genome genome, one window contains:
- the CLD1 gene encoding carboxylic ester hydrolase (similar to Saccharomyces cerevisiae YGR110W; ancestral locus Anc_3.454) produces the protein MASKALRGSLQAVLNRLKVFDLKNVRFRKQSDSRVYVKTPTAPTAIPLTEIIVKLPYLFPRGVAQSLEDYKVFSNNADKIQYDLLSTLPFFPEAKDGKRAEIVRTKIDEDDNFINEFFIQPANVTEPSKLKHLIFIHGYGAGLGFFLKNFENIQLKDNSWCIHAIDLPGFGFSSRTKFPFKYPEDDVSKVQTWFHERLKIWFEKRDLLKNPGNNMVVAHSLGAYLMALYKRNNPLHFKKLIMCSPAGMCNSTVVKKQPPWWYAALWDMNLSPFSLVRNSGWLGSKLTSGWSYRRFRSLHSKIQFENLHLYSYAIFNRPGCGEYLLAFALRCGGDPRVSLEATLFNDVVNKWDSDSEWVWLYGDRDWMDVKGGRRISQKINEIFPGKSSVEVIPNAGHHLYFDNISCFNAILEKEMTKL, from the coding sequence ATGGCTTCCAAGGCACTGCGAGGATCGTTACAGGCGGTATTAAATAGACTGAAGGTTTTTGATTTAAAAAATGTACGGTTTCGTAAACAGTCGGATTCTCGTGTCTATGTAAAAACTCCAACTGCACCCACGGCAATCCCGTTGACTGAAATTATCGTGAAATTACCGTATTTGTTTCCCAGAGGTGTTGCACAGTCACTCGAAGACTATAAGGTATTTAGCAACAATGCAGACAAAATTCAATACGATTTGTTGTCCACTCTACCGTTCTTTCCAGAGGCAAAAGATGGCAAAAGGGCCGAAATTGTCAGGACTAAGatcgatgaggacgacaaCTTTATAAATGAGTTTTTCATTCAACCTGCAAATGTCACAGAGCCttcaaaactgaaacaTTTGATTTTTATACATGGATACGGGGCAGGCCTTGggttctttttgaaaaattttgaaaatattcaGCTAAAGGACAACAGCTGGTGTATTCATGCAATTGACTTGCCTGGGTTTGGcttctcttcaagaacaaaatttccTTTTAAATACCCGGAGGATGATGTTTCTAAAGTTCAGACATGGTTCCATGAAAGACTGAAAATATGGTTCGAAAAAAGAGATCTATTAAAGAATCCTGGTAATAACATGGTGGTAGCCCATTCGCTCGGCGCATACTTGATGGCTCTGTACAAAAGAAATAATCCATTACATTTTAAAAAACTGATCATGTGCTCTCCTGCAGGAATGTGTAACTCCACTGTTGTTAAAAAACAGCCGCCATGGTGGTACGCGGCATTGTGGGATATGAACTTGTCTCCATTTTCTCTTGTCAGGAATTCAGGATGGCTTGGTTCCAAATTAACCAGTGGATGGTCCTACAGGCGTTTCAGATCACTCCACTCTAAGATACAGTTTGAAAACTTACATCTTTACTCATATGCAATTTTCAACAGGCCTGGTTGTGGAGAGTATTTGCTGGCTTTTGCCTTAAGGTGTGGAGGAGACCCAAGAGTATCACTGGAGGCTACTTTGTTTAATGATGTGGTCAACAAATGGGACTCGGACTCTGAATGGGTTTGGCTTTATGGCGATAGGGACTGGATGGATGTGAAAGGTGGTAGGAGAATCTCACAAAAAATCAACGAGATTTTCCCAGGAAAAAGTTCTGTTGAAGTGATTCCCAACGCAGGACATCATCTATATTTTGACAACATCTCATGCTTTAATGCgattttggaaaaagaaatgaCAAAGTTGTAA
- the KNAG0B00960 gene encoding uncharacterized protein (similar to Saccharomyces cerevisiae CLB6 (YGR109C) and CLB5 (YPR120C); ancestral locus Anc_3.453), which yields MATEQDTVSKASKSVFADAPVNAQNIPPTVTIVSSDPDTLIKKKRQDILISCFVASPLGKLSRTKRSRSVEDEGEQKCSKKVHYDTDSENGILTEYDSDIFRYFYERELDLLPQHDYLADKQCIYYLRPKLRAILIDWLVQVHWKFQNVTETLLLTINIMDRFLSNNKVKLAKLQLVAITCLFIASKFQEITMPKLSNFVYVTDGAATADEIKLAEFQILHQLNFEITWPNPLNFIRRLSKADKYDQDTRTTAKLLLEYAYCSPLFTNLKPSLIAAICMYTARRFILSKVDGDEGVWNQNFLECSGQIDADNDRVFQNLALELINELAYPTTKLESLIDKYRKETKSNIHSLVQKWCKNYISK from the coding sequence ATGGCGACAGAACAAGATACAGTTTCGAAAGCAAGCAAAAGTGTGTTTGCGGATGCCCCCGTAAACGCGCAGAATATACCGCCCACTGTGACAATAGTGTCTTCCGACCCTGATACACTgatcaaaaagaagagacaagACATTTTGATTTCCTGCTTTGTTGCATCTCCACTGGGCAAGCTTTCTCGCACGAAAAGGTCGCGATCTGTAGAGGATGAGGGAGAGCAAAAGTGTAGCAAGAAAGTGCATTATGACACAGATAGTGAAAATGGAATACTGACCGAATATGACAGCGATATCTTTAGGTACTTTTATGAACGAGAACTTGATTTGCTTCCGCAACATGACTACCTAGCTGATAAACAATGCATTTACTATTTGAGACCGAAACTAAGAGCCATTTTAATCGACTGGCTGGTTCAGGTGCATTGGAAGTTCCAAAATGTAACAGAAACACTCCTGTTGACAATTAACATAATGGATAGGTTTCTGTCTAATAACAAGGTGAAACTTGCTAAGTTGCAACTGGTTGCCATTACGTGTCTCTTCATCGCATCTAAATTCCAAGAAATAACCATGCCCAAATTATCGAATTTTGTCTACGTCACTGATGGTGCTGCAACTGCTGATGAAATCAAGTTGGCAGAATTCCAAATCCTGCATCAATTGAATTTCGAGATAACCTGGCCAAACCCTTTGAATTTTATTAGAAGACTCTCCAAGGCTGACAAGTACGATCAAGACACAAGAACTACAGCGAAACTCCTCCTCGAATACGCATACTGCTCTCCCCTTTTCACTAATCTGAAACCTTCTCTCATCGCTGCTATATGCATGTATACAGCTAGAAGATTCATTTTGTCAAAGGTAGATGGCGATGAGGGGGTATGGAATCAAAACTTTTTGGAATGCAGTGGACAAATAGATGCTGATAATGACAGAGTGTTCCAAAATCTTGCTCTCGAACTCATTAACGAACTTGCATATCCAACTACTAAATTGGAGTCCTTAATCGACAAATACAGAAAGGAAACTAAATCTAACATTCATTCCCTAGTACAAAAATGGTGTAAGAACTACATTTCTAAATAA
- the SRB5 gene encoding Srb5p (similar to Saccharomyces cerevisiae SRB5 (YGR104C); ancestral locus Anc_3.448), translated as MVQQLSLFGVIDDESYDLFVSTMTMSYGSSPIIFANLDTMWKPDPAFEIGETNSKNQLVEKNRIKMSQVLPLDLLSKDSTGEKTVDSTLLKELQTDELPIPLKIVQHMINNNSSDETDPTKSTGNSGTGFGTWTMSISDIPAAGSNRKVCMQSITESVLIDSIGPNASTQSFMKQLCYVLDYLYVSIGIRFHLKHGLVVELQKVWDMNSGKQITKGGFLIKAYTNIKRATDIDRLNYSEQILLNLQKELQGYLDLVMADRKSMNSKMGLDNESL; from the coding sequence ATGGTTCAGCAACTCAGTCTGTTTGGAGTCATTGACGATGAGTCGTATGATTTGTTTGTGTCCACCATGACGATGTCCTATGGGAGTTCGCCTATAATATTTGCTAATCTAGACACAATGTGGAAGCCGGACCCTGCTTTTGAGATTGGGGAAACGAATTCGAAGAATCAACTAGttgaaaagaacagaatTAAAATGAGTCAAGTACTGCCTTTGGACCTATTATCGAAAGATAGCACAGGCGAAAAAACTGTAGATTCAACGCTGCTGAAAGAGTTGCAGACTGATGAACTACCAATTCCTCTCAAAATAGTTCAACATATGATAAATAACAACAGTAGCGATGAAACAGATCCCACAAAATCTACAGGAAACTCTGGTACTGGGTTTGGTACTTGGACAATGTCCATCTCCGATATACCGGCGGCTGGTAGCAACAGAAAAGTTTGTATGCAAAGTATCACGGAGTCTGTGTTGATTGATTCAATAGGACCCAATGCATCCACCCAAAGTTTTATGAAGCAACTCTGCTACGTACTAGATTATTTATATGTGTCTATTGGAATTAGATTCCACTTGAAGCATGGTTTAGTGGTTGAGCTGCAAAAGGTCTGGGATATGAATAGTGGCAAACAGATTACAAAGGGTGGCTTCTTGATCAAAGCATACACCAATATCAAGAGGGCAACAGACATTGATAGGTTAAACTACTCGGAACAAATACTGCTAAACTTGCAGAAGGAATTACAAGGTTACCTTGATCTTGTTATGGCCGACAGGAAAAGTATGAATTCGAAGATGGGACTCGATAATGAAAGTTTATAA
- the KNAG0B00970 gene encoding uncharacterized protein (similar to Saccharomyces cerevisiae CLB1 (YGR108W) and CLB2 (YPR119W); ancestral locus Anc_3.452), translating to MMRPILGDITNITLGQDLAISNRAIIPKCFSFIESNASQIKSELKLEQNFYNSVQLLRLQRTKNILDLASSWDDLDQYDDDDPMMCCEYVTDIFEYLYDLETKNLPRNYNKYNSTGVLNNNRDVLINWIVRIHQKFQLLEETLYLCINIIDRFEFHCGVRVDELQLLGICALLIACKIEEVFYPSIQNFSLETDGVCSEEAIKKYEHVIMSGLDYNFMYANPLNFLRRISKADGYDNYTRTIAKYLLEITAIDSAFIGNLPSLNAATALFFSRKMLKKGPWTKNLIFYSGGYTSKELIPVCEKIMVFLLKPIVHEDFHRKYQSRTYYKASIICSEWAEKMVKRRSKMSFE from the coding sequence ATGATGCGACCTATTTTGGGAGATATAACCAATATTACCTTGGGCCAAGATTTGGCAATTAGTAATCGTGCGATAATCCCAAAATGCTTTAGTTTTATTGAATCAAACGCGTCGCAAATAAAATCTGAATTAAAGCTGGAACAAAACTTTTACAATAGCGTCCAACTCTTGCGCTTACagagaacaaaaaatattttggacTTGGCAAGTAGTTGGGATGATCTTGATCAAtatgatgacgatgaccCAATGATGTGTTGCGAATATGTTACAGATATTTTTGAGTATCTGTACGATCTTGAGACAAAAAATCTACCACGCAACTATAATAAATATAACTCAACCGGTGTTTTGAATAACAACAGAGATGTTCTAATAAATTGGATAGTCAGAATAcaccaaaaatttcagcTTTTGGAAGAGACTCTCTACTTGTGTATAAATATTATAGATCGGTTTGAATTTCATTGTGGTGTGAGAGTCGATGAATTACAATTGCTAGGAATCTGTGCTCTCCTCATTGCCtgcaaaattgaagaagtatTTTACCCAAGTATACAGAACTTCTCCCTTGAAACGGATGGTGTCTGTTCAGAGGAGGCTATCAAAAAATACGAACACGTCATCATGAGTGGACTGGATTACAATTTCATGTACGCCAACCCTCTGAACTTTTTAAGAAGGATTTCAAAGGCGGACGGTTACGATAACTACACAAGAACTATTGCAAAGTACCTCTTGGAAATCACTGCTATAGACTCGGCCTTTATCGGTAACCTTCCTTCTTTGAATGCTGCTACtgcattatttttttctagaaaaatgttgaagaaggggCCTTGGACAAAAAACCTTATCTTTTATTCCGGCGGGTATACAAGTAAAGAACTTATACCAGTATGTGAAAAGATTATGGTGTTTTTATTGAAACCGATTGTTCATGAGGACTTTCATCGGAAATATCAGTCGCGCACATACTACAAAGCCTCAATCATATGTAGTGAGTGGGCTGAGAAAATGGTTAAAAGAAGGAGTAAGATGTCATTTGAATAA
- the VOA1 gene encoding Voa1p (similar to Saccharomyces cerevisiae YGR106C; ancestral locus Anc_3.450) — MKLCTLNIVAVLVQALFVFAAQSASTSFASIRSKESIDSDKYTSALDIIDSANSENPVVLFEFENLQLIRALIEDKSGEVEYPYLERLFKDEITNVFDETELPVDQNNDAIIMFTVSDLTKKTSIQLMYDSPVEERNVIWFQFTGKEYDLNELDSFIESAVMYLEEYLDINIDIILNTKGENDLNKLYEKFDKEPTAFAVDQSHSNKPSSSKSDDTEKDDSLSRIWTEGLLMCLLVSFLLLVLLFVALSWLASVEISYTGLEKPANPLKKNQ, encoded by the coding sequence ATGAAATTGTGCACACTAAACATAGTAGCTGTACTTGTGCAGGCGCTCTTTGTGTTTGCTGCCCAAAGTGCTTCTACTTCGTTTGCTTCTATAAGAAGTAAAGAAAGCATCGATTCTGATAAATACACCTCAGCCCTAGACATTATAGACTCTGCAAACTCAGAAAATCCAGTGGTGCTAtttgagtttgaaaacTTGCAATTGATCCGTGCGCTAATTGAAGATAAATCGGGAGAAGTAGAATATCCATATTTGGAAAGgcttttcaaagatgagaTAACTAATGTGTTTGATGAAACTGAGCTGCCAGTGGATCAGAACAATGACGCTATCATTATGTTTACCGTGAGTGATCTAACTAAGAAGACCTCTATCCAACTAATGTACGATTCGCCTGTGGAGGAGCGTAATGTGATATGGTTCCAGTTTACTGGAAAGGAATACGACCTGAATGAGCTGGACTCCTTTATCGAATCTGCCGTGATGTATCTGGAAGAATATCTAGATATCAATATTGATATTATACTAAATACGAAGGGTGAAAATGATTTGAACAAGCTATATGAGAAGTTTGATAAAGAACCTACAGCTTTTGCGGTCGACCAAAGCCACTCCAACAAACCATCCTCTTCGAAGTCTGACGACACTGAAAAGGACGATTCTTTGAGCCGTATCTGGACAGAAGGGTTGCTGATGTGTTTGCTCGTTTCCTTTTTATTGCTCGTTCTATTATTCGTAGCTCTGTCTTGGTTAGCAAGCGTCGAGATCAGTTATACTGGGTTGGAAAAGCCTGCTAatcctttgaagaaaaaccaaTGA
- the GTF1 gene encoding glutamyl-tRNA(Gln) amidotransferase subunit F (similar to Saccharomyces cerevisiae YGR102C; ancestral locus Anc_3.446), which translates to MKRFGQLTRLASWRTYSVGSKVGRAFLSISELDTFLSRNEWSVAELFDDRGSDATVSKDVVVSLLKMSGLAQDKCIIPDIQRTLKSQISFISKLQRIELRNQDNLDVKYARVLPRHNKPINFEELLSIIEKENKPQSKTADEISGSWDATGLADSSENGYFVVRKGLIKNRD; encoded by the coding sequence ATGAAGAGATTTGGACAATTGACAAGACTGGCTAGCTGGCGTACTTATTCTGTTGGGTCCAAAGTGGGCCGTGCCTTTTTATCGATTTCTGAACTCGACACATTTTTGAGCAGAAATGAATGGTCTGTGGCTGAACTATTTGATGACCGCGGGAGTGATGCAACAGTGAGTAAGGATGTAGTGGTAAGTCTCTTGAAAATGTCAGGACTAGCTCAGGATAAATGTATTATACCAGACATACAAAGAACTCTAAAATCGCAAATTAGCTTCATTAGTAAGTTACAAAGAATTGAATTACGTAACCAAGACAATCTCGACGTCAAATATGCTAGAGTGCTACCGAGGCATAACAAACCtatcaattttgaagagCTCTTGTCGATCATAGAAAAGGAGAACAAACCTCAATCAAAAACTGCGGATGAGATTAGTGGTTCATGGGACGCTACAGGGTTAGCGGACTCATCGGAGAATGGTTACTTCGTAGTTCGTAAAGGGCTCATAAAAAACAGAGATTGA
- the PCP1 gene encoding rhomboid protease PCP1 (similar to Saccharomyces cerevisiae PCP1 (YGR101W); ancestral locus Anc_3.445): MVERRRSMKYSAGISTVYISRDPYQASMFGITTTKNGLRQCSCYSGLMGPSVLFRKPFLAGGIGKIPLIRTIATGTILKLNFPPKAIDNKLTFKRQFSSTNHINLNWNDDPLGRYNRLNRFQQYQRQGSRQGSNLRQMTLIGIASMVALFFGSSYLFTYVPPFTYYKRKPKEFVYTLLGINIAIFGLWQLPRCWNFLQRYMLLQKGHSSSSWSIIGSAFSHQEFWHLGMNMLALWSFGTSLATMLGTSNFFSLYMNSAIGGSLFSLWYPKIARLAMLGPSLGASGALFGVFGCFAYLIPHAKILLFVFPIPGGAWVAFLASVAWNAAGSALRWGSFDYAAHLGGSAIGVFYGWLISKTIQEKKNRRLERASRWI, encoded by the coding sequence ATGGTTGAGAGAAGGAGGTCGATGAAATACTCGGCGGGCATATCAacagtatatatatcaaGAGACCCTTATCAGGCGTCGATGTTTGGCATTACCACCACTAAGAATGGGCTTCGGCAATGCTCCTGTTATTCTGGATTAATGGGACCCTCTGTACTTTTCAGGAAACCTTTTTTGGCAGGCGGAATTGGCAAGATCCCATTAATAAGGACCATAGCAACTGGAACGATACTAAAGCTCAACTTTCCTCCAAAGGCAATTGATAACAAACTTACCTTTAAGAGGCAATTTTCCTCGACGAACCATATAAATTTGAATTGGAATGATGACCCCCTAGGTAGATATAACAGGTTAAACAGATTCCAGCAGTATCAGAGGCAAGGAAGTCGACAGGGCAGCAACTTAAGGCAAATGACTTTGATAGGTATTGCATCAATGGTGGCCCTGTTCTTTGGATCATCATATCTTTTCACATATGTTCCGCCGTTCACATACTACAAGAGAAAACCAAAGGAATTTGTATACACCCTGCTGGGTATCAACATTGCAATTTTTGGGTTATGGCAATTGCCCAGATGTTGGAATTTTCTGCAGCGCTACATGCTGCTACAGAAGGGTCATTCTTCCAGTAGTTGGTCAATAATTGGAAGTGCTTTTTCCCATCAAGAATTCTGGCATTTGGGTATGAATATGTTAGCCCTTTGGTCATTTGGTACTTCTCTGGCAACAATGTTAGGTACCTctaatttcttttccttgtaCATGAACAGTGCTATTGGTGgttctcttttttcattATGGTACCCTAAGATTGCTCGCTTGGCGATGCTGGGGCCCAGTTTAGGTGCTAGTGGAGCATTGTTTGGTGTGTTTGGTTGCTTTGCTTACTTGATACCCCATGCCAAGATTTTGCTGTTTGTCTTCCCTATACCAGGTGGTGCTTGGGTAGCTTTCCTGGCATCAGTTGCTTGGAACGCGGCAGGGTCTGCATTAAGATGGGGATCCTTTGATTACGCGGCGCATCTCGGCGGATCTGCTATTGGAGTTTTTTATGGCTGGTTGATTAGCAAGACAAtacaagagaagaaaaacagacGTCTGGAAAGGGCATCTAGGTGGATATGA
- the VMA21 gene encoding Vma21p (similar to Saccharomyces cerevisiae VMA21 (YGR105W); ancestral locus Anc_3.449) has product MAADVPQSVIRKLMGFTIAMVFLPLLTFFVVRYFVQNTIVSGGLAAAMANVVLVAYIIVAFNEDTSNEKEAKKLE; this is encoded by the coding sequence ATGGCTGCAGACGTCCCACAATCCGTGATTAGGAAGCTTATGGGGTTCACCATAGCAATGGTGTTTCTGCCATTGCTTACCTTTTTTGTAGTGCGTTACTTTGTCCAGAACACTATTGTGAGTGGTGGTCTTGCAGCAGCCATGGCAAATGTGGTTCTCGTCGCGTACATCATTGTGGCATTCAATGAAGATACGTCTAATGAGAAAGAGGCAAAGAAATTAGAGTGA
- the NOP7 gene encoding mRNA-binding ribosome synthesis protein NOP7 (similar to Saccharomyces cerevisiae NOP7 (YGR103W); ancestral locus Anc_3.447) produces MRIKKKNTRGNAKNYITRTQAVKKLQVSLADFRRLCIFKGIYPREPRNKKKANKGSTAPTTFYYSKDIQYLIHEPVLAKFREHKSFAKKLTRALGRGEVGSAKRLEENRSSYKLDHIIKERYPSFPDALRDIDDALNMLFLFANLPATNQISAKITHDAQKLCNQWLAFVARERLVRKVFVSIKGVYYQASVRGEDIRWLVPFKFPENIPSDVDFRIMLTFLEFYSTLLHFVLYKLYTDNELVYPPKLDVEKDKIITGLSSYILESQNEESVLSKPKLSQPKDDEVTVLDEKALSSALKADVSKEQQDANGETEAASDEENVKDVELDAFEDNSKIKVMFWSNQVNSTPPVSTLFSDFVFYVGREVPLDIVEFLILSAGGNVVSEVAVDELESKDGIDLSKITHQIVDRPVLKNKVPGRTYIQPQWIFDCINKADLVPANLYVPGEPLPPHLSPWGDSIGYNPEANAEKEENSEEEEEESVSEEEEQNEVAEDQDQELVVGEDDDEEAAELAAQKELELEAQGVPFSEVKNQVSKQKPKGKKRKVTEEEEEKNLKLIMMSNKQRKLYKKMQYSNSKKDEQVEKLKSKKKQIDKAKKKLNKLNEKS; encoded by the coding sequence ATGAGaatcaagaagaagaacacaAGGGGTAATGCCAAAAACTATATCACCAGAACCCAGGCTGTCAAAAAGCTGCAGGTTTCGCTAGCCGACTTCAGAAGACTGTGTATCTTCAAAGGTATCTACCCAAGAGAGCCCCgtaacaagaagaaggccaaCAAGGGCTCTACTGCTCCTACCACATTTTACTACTCTAAAGACATCCAGTATTTGATTCATGAGCCTGTTTTGGCCAAATTCAGAGAACATAAATCGTTTGCCAAGAAATTGACCAGGGCGCTAGGTAGAGGTGAAGTTGGCTCCGCCAAAAGACTGGAAGAGAACAGATCCTCTTATAAATTGGACCACATTATCAAAGAAAGATATCCAAGTTTCCCAGATGCGCTTAGAGATATCGATGATGCCCTGAATATGCTATTCCTATTCGCCAATTTACCAGCCACGAACCAAATTTCTGCCAAAATTACCCATGATGCGCAGAAATTGTGTAACCAATGGTTGGCCTTTGTTGCGCGTGAGAGATTGGTGCGGAAAGTGTTTGTGTCCATCAAGGGTGTCTATTATCAAGCTTCTGTGAGGGGGGAGGACATCAGATGGTTAGTCCCATTCAAGTTTCCAGAAAATATTCCCTCTGACGTTGACTTCAGAATCATGCTTACTTTCTTAGAGTTTTATTCTACCTTGTTGCATTTTGTTTTGTACAAGTTGTACACGGACAATGAGTTGGTTTACCCACCAAAACTCGACGTGGAAAAGGATAAAATAATAACCGGTCTGTCTTCCTACATCTTGGAATCTCAAAATGAGGAATCCGTCTTGTCGAAACCAAAATTGTCCCAGCCTAAGGATGACGAGGTCACCGTGTTGGACGAAAAGGCACTGAGCTCCGCATTGAAGGCTGATGTTAGTAAAGAACAGCAAGACGCAAATGGGGAAACTGAAGCTGCTTCTGACGAAGAGAACGTGAAGGACGTTGAGCTAGACGCTTTTGAAGATAACAGTAAAATAAAGGTGATGTTCTGGTCCAACCAAGTCAATTCGACTCCCCCAGTTTCTACCTTGTTCTCTGACTTCGTCTTCTACGTTGGCAGAGAAGTCCCATTGGATATTGTTGagttcttgattttgtcaGCTGGGGGCAATGTCGTTAGTGAGGTTGCGGTAGACGAGTTAGAATCTAAGGACGGTATTGATTTATCCAAGATAACACATCAAATTGTCGATAGACCAGTGTTGAAGAATAAGGTTCCCGGAAGAACATACATTCAGCCACAATGGATCTTTGACTGTATCAACAAGGCTGACCTTGTACCTGCAAACCTGTATGTACCAGGTGAACCGCTACCTCCTCATCTAAGTCCATGGGGTGATTCTATTGGTTACAATCCAGAAGCCAACGCcgagaaggaagaaaattctgaagaggaagaggaagaaagtgtttctgaagaggaagaacaaaatGAAGTTGCAGAAGATCAAGACCAAGAGCTGGTCGTTGGtgaagacgatgatgaggaagCCGCTGAATTGGCTGCTCAGAAAGAACTGGAATTGGAAGCCCAAGGTGTACCATTTAGCGAAGTTAAAAATCAAGTGAGTAAGCAAAAGCCTAAgggaaagaagagaaaggttacagaagaggaggaggagaagaacttgaagttgattATGATGAGTAATAAGCAGCGTAAGttgtacaagaagatgCAATATTCCAATTCGAAGAAAGATGAACAAGTCGAGAAGTTAAAGAGCAAAAAGAAGCAGATTGACAAagccaagaagaagctgaaTAAATTGAACGAAAAGTCTTAA